Proteins encoded within one genomic window of Brassica rapa cultivar Chiifu-401-42 chromosome A09, CAAS_Brap_v3.01, whole genome shotgun sequence:
- the LOC103838563 gene encoding uncharacterized protein LOC103838563 — protein MGNCQAVDAAALVVQHPDGKLDRYYGPVPVAEIMRMYPGHYVSLIIPLPETNVPATTTKTVEDDKSERRVVKFTRVKLLRPTESLVLGHAYRLITSQEVMKVLRAKKYAKTKKHQRETTEEKNPTSLEKKVAEESDKNQNQNMETNDEKQRAVLTSSGSSKSKTWRPSLQSISEATS, from the exons ATGGGAAATTGTCAGGCGGTTGATGCGGCGGCGTTGGTTGTACAGCATCCCGACGGGAAACTCGATAGATATTACGGTCCTGTACCCGTCGCTGAGATCATGCGTATGTATCCTGGTCACTATGTTTCTCTTATTATTCCATTACCGGAGACGAATGTTCCGGCGACGACGACCAAGACGGTGGAAGATGATAAGAGTGAGAGAAGGGTCGTGAAGTTCACGCGTGTGAAACTTCTTCGACCAACGGAGAGTCTTGTACTTGGTCATGCTTACCGTCTCATCACTTCACAAG AGGTCATGAAAGTTTTAAGAGCAAAGAAGTATGCGAAGACAAAGAAGCATCAGAGGGAAACGACTGAAGAGAAGAATCCTACATCTCTAGAGAAGAAGGTTGCTGAAGAATCCGACAAGAATCAGAATCAGAATATG GAAACGAATGATGAGAAGCAACGTGCAGTGTTAACGAGCTCAGGATCGTCGAAATCGAAAACATGGAGACCATCATTGCAGAGCATATCTGAAGCTACAAGCTGa
- the LOC103838562 gene encoding WAT1-related protein At1g60050, translated as MGLMEARWENIVPFIAMALMEACTIALTILAKTALTGGMSPFVFIVYTNALGSLLLLPYSFFFHRDERDDEPFLTKPSVVRIFLLGFTGVFLYQNLAFLGLSYSSPIVVCAMGLQSPAFSFLLSIALGEGGLGWECKRTRGRVIGTLICFTGAFVEVIYLGPFIRPSPSSSPNSNFLTTISHYLTFFKNSDNWALGSLFLACATLSISIWNIIQLDTVQKYPQVMKVVSAYSLAGTLQCAIFSAFMEPDLSAWKLELNMDFYLIIATGIFGSIIRTSVQVKCSKMKGPYYVPLFKPFGILWASIFGTSFFVNSLHYGSVLGAAIAGTGYLLIMWSQVQRDVQKDMVEEKANHQLDSDDQITPLLLGNDDVDQV; from the exons ATGGGATTAATGGAGGCAAGATGGGAAAACATAGTTCCATTTATAGCTATGGCGTTGATGGAGGCATGTACCATTGCACTCACCATCTTGGCTAAGACAGCATTAACCGGTGGCATGAGCCCTTTTGTGTTCATCGTCTATACCAATGCTCTTGGCTCTCTCCTTCTCCTCCCTTACTCGTTCTTCTTCCATAGAGATGAAAG GGACGACGAACCGTTCCTCACGAAGCCTTCCGTTGTTCGAATCTTCCTACTCGGGTTTACAGG GGTGTTTCTGTACCAAAACTTGGCATTTTTGGGGCTAAGTTATAGCTCTCCAATTGTGGTATGTGCTATGGGCTTGCAATCACCTGCTTTCTCCTTTTTGCTCTCTATTGCTCTTGG GGAAGGAGGGTTAGGGTGGGAATGTAAGAGAACAAGAGGAAGAGTGATAGGCACGTTGATATGCTTCACAGGAGCCTTTGTAGAAGTTATTTACTTAGGCCCTTTTATTAgaccttctccttcttcttctccaaactCCAATTTCCTCACTACAATCTCACACTACTTGACTTTCTTCAAGAACTCTGACAATTGGGCTCTTGGCTCACTCTTTCTAGCATGTGCCACACTCTCTATCTCCATCTGGAATATCATACAG TTGGACACCGTCCAGAAATATCCTCAAGTGATGAAAGTAGTGTCTGCCTATAGCTTAGCTGGGACACTACAATGTGCAATCTTCTCAGCGTTCATGGAACCAGACTTAAGTGCATGGAAACTCGAACTTAACATGGATTTCTATCTTATTATTGCCACG ggTATATTTGGGAGCATAATAAGAACAAGTGTTCAAGTGAAGTGTTCAAAAATGAAAGGGCCTTATTATGTGCCATTATTTAAGCCATTTGGGATCCTTTGGGCTTCAATTTTCGGCACAAGCTTCTTTGTCAATAGTCTTCACTATGGAAG TGTGTTAGGAGCGGCAATAGCAGGAACCGGATATCTATTGATAATGTGGAGTCAAGTTCAAAGAGATGTTCAGAAGGATATGGTGGAGGAAAAAGCTAATCATCAGTTGGATTCAGATGATCAGATAACGCCACTTTTGCTCGGAAATGATGATGTCGATCAAGTTTAA
- the LOC103838564 gene encoding 28 kDa ribonucleoprotein, chloroplastic, which produces MAASTLTLPCFKLYDQPSLLLRRNKSSNRTLLKFNLSPPKPLLISSRANSSPRFRALPETISVKQDDTTADDDSPPATINTKLYFGNLPYNVDSATLAQIIQDFANPELVEVLYNRDTGQSRGFAFVTMSNVEDCNVIIENLDGTEYLGRTLKVNFADKPKPNKEPLYPETEYKLFVGNLSWTVTSESLAGAFRECGEVVGARVVYDGDTGKSRGYGFVCYSSKAEMETALESLDGLELEGRAIRVNLAQGKKY; this is translated from the exons ATGGCAGCTTCAACACTAACACTTCCCTGCTTCAAACTCTACGATCAACCAAGCCTCCTCCTTCGCCGCAACAAATCATCTAACCGAACACTCCTTAAATTCAACTTGTCGCCTCCAAAACCTCTCTTGATCTCCTCACGTGCCAACAGTTCTCCGCGATTCAGAGCCCTCCCGGAGACCATCTCCGTCAAACAGGACGACACAACTGCTGATGACGACAGTCCTCCTGCGACCATCAACACTAAGCTCTACTTTGGGAACCTTCCTTACAATGTCGACAGTGCAACACTCGCTCAGATCATCCAAGACTTCGCCAACCCTGAGCTCGTCGAGGTTCTCTACAACAGAGACACAGGACAGAGCCGCGGGTTCGCCTTTGTGACGATGAGCAACGTCGAAGACTGCAACGTCATCATCGAGAACCTCGATGGAACT GAGTATCTTGGTCGGACGTTGAAGGTGAACTTTGCAGACAAACCGAAACCAAACAAAGAGCCTCTGTATCCAGAAACAGAGTATAAGCTGTTTGTTGGTAACTTGTCGTGGACCGTCACTTCGGAGTCATTAGCTGGAGCGTTTCGAGAGTGTGGAGAAGTGGTTGGTGCTAGAGTTGTGTATGATGGAGACACTGGGAAGTCAAGAGGTTATGGCTTTGTGTGTTACTCTTCCAAAGCTGAAATGGAAACCGCTCTTGAGTCGCTGGATGGGCTTGAGCTAGAGGGTCGGGCGATTCGAGTAAACTTGGCTCAGGGGAAGAAGTACTGA